A region of Diospyros lotus cultivar Yz01 chromosome 3, ASM1463336v1, whole genome shotgun sequence DNA encodes the following proteins:
- the LOC127797179 gene encoding eukaryotic translation initiation factor 4B2: MSKPWGKPGAWAAESEREEAEEREQAAAAAAHGGDSLSFPSLKEAATTKPKKKNKTSLQEFMMQTAVGSGAGRTGSTLGLTRDEMLMLPTGPKERSAEEMQYGRLGGGFSNYGRSGSLPGRSMRDRDGDGRGSYGGFDDDRRAPPTSRASDFEPSRADEVDNWAAAKKPLPSFDSGRTSRYGSLGMSKADEVDNWGASKKPMPTRSSNFGPSFRDSGPEPDRWTRGGFRDADRERERPRLVLDPRRADGPVVEPVRTNKPNPFGAARPREEVLAEKGLDWKKLDSEIEAKKSSRPTSSQSSRPSSAQSSRSEGPALQAVEGVAKPRPKANPFGDAKPREVLLEEKGMDWRKMDLELEHRAVDRPETEAEKNLKEEIDHLKKELEKEAASNANRESGEGSSRDQTSMLQDLISSKERDLELLVLELDDKVRFGPKAIERPGSGAGRVSGFPDRPPSQSGSVEESRSVEFMERPQSRGTGDTWMRQADDRRAFQGGRERGFLGNREMDRPRSRERW; this comes from the exons ATGTCGAAGCCTTGGGGAAAACCCGGCGCATGGGCCGCGGAATCCGAGCGAGAGGAGGCGGAGGAGCGGGAGCAAGCGGCGGCCGCAGCCGCCCACGGCGGCGATTCGCTCAGCTTCCCGAGCCTGAAGGAAGCCGCCACCACCAagccgaagaagaagaataagactAGCTTGCAAGAGTTCATGATGCAGACCGCCGTGGGCAGCGGTGCCGGAAGGACAGGCTCAACGTTAGGGTTGACGCGGGACGAGATGCTCATGCTTCCCACAGGCCCCAAGGAACGCTCCGCAGAGGAAATGCAGTACGGACGGTTGGGTGGAGGGTTCTCGAACTACGGGCGGTCCGGCAGCTTACCCGGTCGATCCATGCGCGACCGTGACGGCGACGGTCGTGGATCGTATGGCGGATTTGATGACGATCGTAGGGCTCCGCCAACTTCTAGGGCTTCGGATTTCGAGCCTTCTAGGGCAGACGAGGTCGATAATTGGGCTGCGGCGAAGAAACCTCTACCGTCTTTCGATTCAGGGCGAACCAGTCGGTACGGCTCCCTAGGCATGTCAAAAGCCGATGAGGTTGATAATTGGGGAGCATCCAAGAAGCCGATGCCGACTAGATCTTCGAATTTCGGTCCAAGTTTCCGCGATTCAGGGCCCGAACCAGATCGGTGGACAAGAGGAGGGTTTCGCGATGCGGATCGTGAACGTGAACGCCCTCGACTGGTACTGGATCCCCGGCGGGCCGACGGGCCTGTGGTTGAGCCAGTGAGAACCAATAAGCCAAACCCTTTTGGAGCTGCGCGGCCAAGGGAAGAGGTTTTGGCGGAGAAGGGTTTAGACTGGAAGAAACTGGATTCCGAAATTGAGGCGAAGAAATCTAGTAGGCCTACTAGTTCGCAGTCTAGCAGGCCCTCCAGTGCGCAGTCGAGTAGGTCAGAAGGCCCGGCATTGCAGGCAGTCGAAGGGGTGGCGAAGCCGAGGCCGAAGGCGAATCCTTTTGGGGATGCAAAACCTAGGGAGGTTTTGCTTGAGGAGAAGGGTATGGATTGGAGGAAAATGGATTTGGAATTGGAGCATAGAGCAGTTGACAG GCCTGAGACAGAGGCAGAGaagaatttgaaagaagaaatagaccATCTAAAGAAGGAACTTGAGAAAGAAGCAGCTTCAAATGCTAACAGAGAATCCGGGGAAGGGTCTAGCAGAGACCAAACAAGTATGCTGCAAGATCTAATAAGCAGTAAAGAAAGGGACTTGGAACTGTTGGTCCTGGAATTGGACGACAAAGTCCGGTTTGGTCCGAAAGCAATTGAAAGGCCTGGTTCTGGAGCAGGCAGGGTTTCTGGCTTTCCTGATAGGCCACCTTCTCAATCTGGGTCAGTAGAAGAGTCCAGAAGTGTTGAATTCATGGAGAGGCCTCAATCTCGTGGTACTGGAGATACATGGATGAGGCAGGCCGATGATAGAAGGGCTTTCCAAGGTGGCAGGGAAAGAGGATTTCTGGGCAACAGGGAAATGGACAG